In Peptostreptococcus equinus, the DNA window GATATGATCTATATAAAGGTGCTAATTGGTATCATCAACGAAAGTTAGCAAGAGAAAGAGATAATAACACATGTCAAGAATGTGGCAAGAAACTTAAAAATCATCATAAACAAATGATAGTACATCATATTGTACCATATAGATTTTTTATGAACGATTATATTAAGGCGAATGATTTAAACAATCTAATAACATTATGTCATAATTGCCATGCAAAGCAAAAAAGCCATCACTGGTTAAGTGTACCCAAAAAATACCAACACTTACTACAAGGTGTTAAACCTCAAGAAAGAGTTAAGAGAAAAATTGGAATAAATAAATATACTCAAGAAGAGATTGATTTCATATTAGAAAATAAAGGAAAAATGACATATAAAGAAATGAGTAATAAAATTAATAGAAGTGTTGATTCAATAGCTTCGAAAGTTTATGAAATTAACAAAAAAAGATAATACCGAGCGAAGCTACTTATAAATAAGTAGAACGTGTAGAGACTAGGGGAAACCTAAGTCTCTTTTTTATTAAAGAGATATGGTGATAAAACCCGCTATATAAAAGTGATTTTATATAGTACGACGGACACCTAGAACAGGTGAAGATATAGTCCGAACACTATGGTGACATAGTGAGTTAAGCAGAAATGACTTAACCTAGTAACATAATGTAAAAGAATTCGGTTTTAAAGGCACTAAAGAGGACTTAGATAAAGCTGGCGGAGATTTCTTCAAAATGAAGGGAACAGATGGCAAGACAGTTAATGATACATTTGGTGGACTTGCACAAAAACAATCACAGACTGCCGCAGGTAAATGGTCTACAATAACAGGTAATCTAGAAACAGCACAATCAAGTATAGGTACAGGTTTTTTAAAAGGTATCGAACCTACAATAGATAAAATAGGCGGTAAAAT includes these proteins:
- a CDS encoding HNH endonuclease; this translates as MLKFICQECGNEFKGYKTTGGKDRKFCSRECEIKNRTGKQNKNNWKGIWKKCPVCNTKFYVYPYEINIKKTCSKKCKYEYEHKKGIHQGENCNFWKGGYDLYKGANWYHQRKLARERDNNTCQECGKKLKNHHKQMIVHHIVPYRFFMNDYIKANDLNNLITLCHNCHAKQKSHHWLSVPKKYQHLLQGVKPQERVKRKIGINKYTQEEIDFILENKGKMTYKEMSNKINRSVDSIASKVYEINKKR